In Hymenobacter gelipurpurascens, one DNA window encodes the following:
- a CDS encoding IS1/IS1595 family N-terminal zinc-binding domain-containing protein produces MSKPACPKCESTEATKSGIVGGRQRFKCKNCGYHFSVAKTGKEINPYYVIKALQLYVEGVSYREIERLLGVSHVSVMNWVKKYGMKAPRQTEYHPTYKILNQKELAEYFLKPENLKGAGLIVTELGDKYMMIRWERFKQA; encoded by the coding sequence ATGTCGAAGCCAGCCTGCCCGAAGTGCGAGTCAACGGAAGCTACTAAAAGCGGGATTGTAGGCGGCCGACAACGGTTTAAATGCAAGAATTGTGGGTATCATTTCTCGGTAGCCAAAACCGGCAAGGAAATAAACCCTTACTACGTTATCAAAGCCCTACAGCTGTATGTGGAAGGAGTGAGCTACCGCGAAATTGAGCGGCTGCTGGGCGTAAGCCACGTGAGTGTGATGAATTGGGTGAAGAAATACGGCATGAAAGCGCCCAGGCAAACTGAATATCACCCAACGTATAAGATTCTCAACCAGAAGGAACTAGCTGAATATTTCCTGAAACCAGAAAACCTGAAGGGAGCTGGTTTAATCGTGACAGAACTCGGGGATAAGTACATGATGATACGATGGGAGCGGTTTAAGCAGGCCTAG
- a CDS encoding M28 family peptidase yields the protein MIQIRVLYFLLVALLLSSAALGQSGVADTARLRHHLISLTTTPEPRNYLHEASLNQAADYIGGELTAAGARRTEQAYTVQGRTYRNIIGSYGPADGPRLIIGAHYDVCGEQPGADDNGTGVAALLELARLLGQQPALAYRIDLVAYTLEEPPFFRTKSMGSYVHAKQLHEAGVPVKGMVSLEMLGYYDDRKGSQEYPVGLLKWIYGNRGDYVTVAQKFGGGSFGRRFARQYKAVATLPVKRFKAPSWLPGIDFSDHLNYWQFGYPAVLLTDTAFYRNKHYHEPTDTLNRLDMRRLGLSIDALLAVVLRMEE from the coding sequence GTGATTCAAATACGTGTCCTGTACTTTTTACTTGTTGCGCTTCTACTCAGCAGTGCTGCGCTAGGCCAGTCTGGGGTGGCTGATACGGCCCGCCTGCGCCACCATCTGATTTCCCTGACTACCACACCAGAACCCCGCAACTACCTCCACGAAGCCAGCCTGAACCAAGCGGCCGATTATATAGGAGGGGAGCTAACCGCAGCTGGCGCCCGGCGCACAGAACAGGCCTACACCGTGCAGGGCCGCACCTACCGGAACATCATCGGCAGTTATGGGCCCGCAGATGGGCCGCGCCTGATCATTGGGGCGCATTATGATGTGTGCGGCGAGCAGCCAGGAGCCGACGACAACGGAACCGGTGTAGCAGCCCTGCTGGAGCTGGCCCGCTTGCTCGGCCAACAACCAGCCCTGGCCTACCGCATTGACTTAGTGGCTTACACCCTGGAAGAACCGCCGTTTTTCCGGACCAAAAGCATGGGTAGCTATGTGCACGCGAAGCAATTGCACGAGGCGGGCGTGCCAGTGAAAGGGATGGTGTCATTGGAAATGCTGGGCTATTACGATGATCGTAAAGGCAGCCAGGAGTATCCCGTAGGCCTCTTGAAGTGGATATATGGCAACCGCGGCGACTATGTTACGGTTGCGCAGAAATTCGGCGGCGGTTCGTTTGGCCGTCGCTTTGCCCGGCAGTATAAAGCGGTGGCAACGCTACCCGTAAAGCGCTTCAAGGCCCCCTCCTGGCTACCGGGTATCGATTTCTCCGACCACCTTAACTATTGGCAGTTCGGATACCCCGCCGTGCTACTCACCGACACGGCTTTCTACCGCAACAAGCACTACCACGAGCCCACCGACACCCTAAACCGCCTGGATATGCGCCGCCTTGGCTTAAGCATTGATGCGTTGCTGGCGGTGGTGCTACGGATGGAAGAATAA
- a CDS encoding flavin reductase family protein encodes MSTPTSFRSIVPSDLKPSEWHPFMVGAVAPRPVAFASTIDAEGNVNLSPYSFFNCFGSNPPILAFSPANRVRDNSQKHTLQNLREVPEVVINICDYAMVEQMSLASTEYERGVNEFVKAGFTEVASQQIRPPRVGQAPAAFECVVEQIIELGQNNGAGNLVICRVVLAHFREDIILPSGIGIDPHKLDAIARLGGDWYTRASGSSLFEVPKPNRNLGIGMDQLPEHIRKSDILTGNNLGRLANIEAQSMPTPEEVEAYRHEPLVAYTLNKFKGDSAVQHRELVLLGQKILEEGRLLEAWKVLLLAR; translated from the coding sequence ATGTCCACTCCCACCTCCTTCCGCTCCATCGTTCCTTCTGACCTCAAACCCAGCGAGTGGCACCCCTTTATGGTTGGTGCCGTAGCGCCCCGGCCAGTGGCTTTTGCCAGCACTATTGATGCGGAAGGCAACGTGAACCTAAGCCCGTACAGCTTCTTCAATTGCTTCGGCTCAAACCCACCCATTCTGGCCTTCTCGCCTGCTAACCGCGTCCGCGACAACTCCCAGAAACACACGTTGCAAAACCTGCGCGAAGTGCCCGAAGTAGTCATCAACATCTGCGACTACGCCATGGTGGAGCAGATGTCTCTGGCCAGCACCGAGTATGAGCGAGGCGTGAATGAGTTCGTGAAAGCCGGCTTTACGGAAGTAGCCAGCCAGCAGATCCGGCCGCCACGTGTAGGCCAGGCGCCCGCCGCCTTTGAGTGCGTAGTAGAGCAGATCATCGAGCTAGGCCAGAACAACGGCGCAGGCAACCTCGTGATTTGCCGCGTGGTGCTGGCTCATTTCCGGGAGGATATCATCCTGCCCTCCGGCATCGGCATCGACCCGCACAAGCTCGACGCCATTGCCCGCCTCGGCGGCGACTGGTACACCCGCGCCTCGGGCAGCAGCCTGTTTGAGGTGCCCAAGCCCAACCGCAACCTCGGCATCGGCATGGACCAGCTGCCCGAGCACATCCGCAAATCCGACATCCTAACGGGCAATAACCTGGGCCGCCTTGCCAACATCGAAGCCCAATCAATGCCCACCCCCGAAGAAGTAGAGGCCTACCGACACGAGCCGCTAGTGGCCTACACGCTCAATAAGTTTAAGGGGGATAGCGCTGTGCAACACCGGGAACTGGTATTGCTAGGCCAGAAAATTCTGGAAGAAGGCCGGCTGCTGGAGGCGTGGAAGGTGCTGCTGCTGGCCAGGTAA
- a CDS encoding ArnT family glycosyltransferase: MIRPKLGLFRSRNLQKWWWLALIPTAWFSLFWRLGALPLQSWDESLLAVSAAEMLRNHQWFLTYFGGAPDLWNTKPPLLIWLQALSLHTFGYSEWALRLPTALAATALVVVVASFARRWLGGPLAGLLAGLALLSSKGFVAHHVARTGDYETLLLLFTTSQVLAVFAWLQTRQRRYLLLAGGAIGLAILTKGVAGLFLVPGLALEVLRRRKLPGLLREPATWVAVLLAVGPPLVWYTLREQMLPGYLAAVWQNELGGRLLENLEQQSGPWYTYLLHFVTQQFLLWTPWVVACIWAIARRPIQRPAHRFLAVVAWSGGVFLGLISVSATKHTWYDAPLYPLLALLLGAGLPMLARQTAVRVSWRNALVLEASVLMLAVVPSLAAVYIRLNKTHKHRHDEPMLAYGRYLQHPGATPARSYTLLHTTADRGSSGYNAPLEFHALARRAQFSDTVNVVFKATTLPPGQVVLLCGAAARNALIQRYATRLLYQADSCATYQIQRRLE; the protein is encoded by the coding sequence TTGATTAGACCTAAGCTGGGTTTGTTCCGCAGCCGGAACCTCCAAAAGTGGTGGTGGCTGGCCTTGATACCGACTGCGTGGTTTAGTTTGTTCTGGCGTCTAGGAGCGCTGCCCTTACAAAGCTGGGATGAGTCCCTGCTGGCAGTAAGTGCAGCAGAAATGCTGCGCAACCATCAGTGGTTTTTGACCTATTTTGGAGGCGCACCCGATTTGTGGAACACCAAGCCTCCACTGCTCATTTGGCTGCAGGCGTTGAGTTTGCACACGTTCGGGTACTCTGAGTGGGCCTTACGGCTACCTACGGCGCTGGCTGCCACGGCATTGGTGGTGGTGGTAGCATCTTTCGCCCGACGCTGGTTGGGTGGCCCACTCGCCGGCTTGCTGGCGGGGCTAGCGTTACTAAGCAGTAAAGGATTCGTGGCCCACCACGTGGCCCGCACCGGCGACTACGAGACTCTGTTGCTGCTGTTCACTACCAGCCAGGTGCTGGCGGTATTTGCGTGGCTACAGACCCGGCAGCGTCGCTACCTGCTGCTAGCGGGCGGGGCTATTGGCCTAGCCATCCTGACGAAGGGGGTAGCCGGTTTATTCCTTGTACCTGGTTTAGCCCTAGAAGTGTTACGACGGCGCAAGCTGCCGGGCTTACTGCGCGAGCCGGCAACTTGGGTGGCAGTACTGTTGGCAGTTGGTCCGCCGCTTGTTTGGTACACGCTCCGTGAACAAATGTTGCCTGGTTACCTAGCAGCCGTATGGCAGAACGAGTTGGGAGGGCGGCTGTTGGAGAACCTGGAGCAGCAGTCCGGGCCCTGGTATACCTACCTGCTGCACTTTGTCACGCAGCAGTTTCTGCTCTGGACGCCATGGGTGGTGGCCTGTATCTGGGCTATTGCTCGTAGGCCGATACAGCGTCCGGCTCATCGGTTTCTTGCTGTGGTGGCATGGTCGGGCGGCGTGTTTCTGGGCCTGATCAGCGTTTCCGCTACCAAGCATACCTGGTATGATGCCCCTCTGTACCCGCTGCTGGCGTTGTTGTTGGGGGCTGGCTTGCCGATGCTCGCCCGTCAGACGGCAGTTCGCGTTTCGTGGCGCAACGCCCTCGTGCTAGAGGCTTCGGTGTTGATGCTGGCAGTGGTGCCCTCCCTGGCGGCGGTCTACATCCGCCTAAACAAAACGCACAAGCACCGCCACGATGAGCCCATGCTGGCCTACGGACGGTACCTGCAACATCCCGGCGCTACCCCCGCCCGAAGCTATACGCTGTTGCATACTACCGCCGATAGAGGTAGCAGCGGCTATAATGCACCTTTGGAATTTCACGCGCTGGCCCGGCGGGCACAGTTCTCCGATACAGTAAACGTTGTATTCAAGGCCACTACCTTGCCACCAGGCCAAGTAGTGCTCCTGTGCGGCGCGGCGGCCCGAAACGCGCTCATCCAGCGGTACGCTACCAGGCTTCTATATCAGGCCGACTCATGCGCTACGTACCAAATACAGCGCAGGCTGGAATAG
- a CDS encoding alanine dehydrogenase: MPEAVPPGFESLATSRAYFTQESMLAVETRKRKLFIGLPRETSLQENRICLTPEAVKHLVEAGHEILLESGAGEPSKHSDHDYSEAGATIAYSQKEVFEADIILKVAPPTYDEIEFMRAGQTLISALQFGSLTSEYITALTRKKVSAISFELIKDPSGARPVVRAMSEIAGSTVMLIAAEYLARSNEGKGIILGGITGVPPSQVVILGAGTVAEYAARAATGLGAEVKVFDNHLYKLRRLKQNLGQPQLYTSTLDTFALNQQIRRADVVIGALNAEEGRIPFMVAEEAVSHMAPGSVIIDVSIDQGGCFETSEMTSHSKPVFRKYDVIHYCVPNIASRVPRTATNALSNIFTPILQEISQHGGINEVLFTNEHFRSGVYVYKGSLTNASIAKRFNMRYKELALMIAVRN; encoded by the coding sequence ATGCCCGAAGCAGTACCCCCCGGATTTGAGTCGCTGGCCACCAGCCGCGCCTACTTCACGCAGGAATCCATGCTGGCCGTGGAAACGCGCAAGCGCAAGCTGTTTATCGGGCTGCCCCGCGAAACCTCGCTCCAGGAAAACCGCATCTGCCTCACGCCGGAGGCCGTGAAACACCTGGTAGAAGCCGGCCACGAAATCCTGCTCGAAAGCGGCGCCGGAGAACCCAGCAAGCATTCCGACCACGACTATTCCGAGGCGGGCGCCACCATTGCTTACTCGCAAAAAGAAGTATTTGAGGCCGATATCATCCTAAAGGTGGCGCCGCCCACCTACGATGAAATCGAGTTTATGCGGGCTGGCCAGACGCTGATTTCGGCCTTACAGTTTGGCTCGCTCACCAGCGAATACATTACCGCCCTCACGCGCAAGAAGGTGAGTGCCATTAGCTTCGAGCTGATCAAGGACCCATCTGGGGCGCGTCCGGTTGTGCGGGCCATGAGCGAAATTGCCGGCTCCACCGTCATGCTGATTGCGGCCGAATACCTGGCCCGCTCCAACGAGGGCAAAGGCATTATTCTGGGCGGTATTACGGGCGTACCGCCATCGCAGGTAGTTATTCTGGGTGCGGGCACTGTGGCGGAGTACGCCGCCCGCGCCGCTACTGGCCTAGGGGCCGAAGTGAAGGTCTTCGACAACCACCTCTACAAGCTACGCCGTCTCAAGCAGAACTTGGGGCAGCCGCAGCTTTATACCAGCACCCTCGACACCTTCGCCCTGAATCAGCAAATCCGCCGCGCCGACGTGGTGATAGGTGCTCTAAATGCCGAGGAAGGTCGGATTCCGTTTATGGTAGCGGAAGAAGCCGTGTCGCATATGGCACCCGGCTCCGTGATTATCGACGTGAGCATCGACCAGGGTGGCTGCTTCGAGACCAGCGAAATGACCAGCCACAGCAAGCCCGTCTTCCGCAAGTACGATGTCATTCATTACTGCGTGCCCAACATTGCCTCGCGCGTGCCCCGCACCGCTACTAATGCCTTAAGCAACATTTTCACGCCTATTCTGCAGGAAATCAGTCAGCACGGCGGCATCAATGAGGTGCTGTTCACCAATGAGCATTTCCGCTCGGGCGTGTACGTGTACAAGGGCTCACTTACCAATGCCAGCATCGCCAAGCGCTTCAACATGCGCTACAAAGAGCTGGCCCTAATGATTGCGGTGCGGAATTAG
- the tsaE gene encoding tRNA (adenosine(37)-N6)-threonylcarbamoyltransferase complex ATPase subunit type 1 TsaE gives MLTIDIPNLAALPAAAQQVRDALPGHSIVCFEGEMGAGKTTFIKELCRSLGVADEVSSPTFSLVNEYRDAQNQPIYHFDFYRLDDPREAEGIGALEYFDSGYLCLIEWPSRIEALLPPDRLLITLTVTGLETRELKIES, from the coding sequence ATGCTCACCATCGATATTCCGAACCTCGCCGCCCTGCCTGCTGCGGCTCAGCAGGTCCGAGACGCTCTGCCAGGCCACTCCATTGTGTGCTTTGAAGGCGAAATGGGCGCCGGAAAAACTACCTTCATCAAAGAGCTGTGCCGCAGCTTGGGCGTGGCCGATGAAGTCAGTAGCCCCACGTTTTCCCTCGTGAATGAGTACCGCGACGCGCAGAATCAGCCCATCTATCACTTCGATTTCTACCGACTCGATGACCCACGCGAAGCCGAAGGAATTGGGGCATTGGAGTACTTCGATTCTGGCTATCTTTGCCTGATAGAGTGGCCTAGCCGCATTGAAGCGCTGCTGCCTCCGGATCGGCTGCTCATCACGCTCACCGTCACTGGCCTAGAGACCAGGGAATTAAAAATTGAAAGTTAA
- a CDS encoding pyridoxal phosphate-dependent aminotransferase, translating into MQVSRMAGSLIGSEIIKIGNEVNDMIRKGEQICNLTIGDFDPSIFPIPEELQSEITLAYQAGHTNYPPANGMAALREAAATFTKTRLGLEYSPNDFLVAGGSRPLIYATYLALVDPGDKVVFPVPSWNNNHYCHLSSAQAVMVETLPENNFMPTAEELAPHLAGATLLALCSPLNPTGTVFTREGLEAICDLVLAENKRRQPSEKPLYLLYDQIYWLLTFGNTEHYDPVNLRPELREYTIYIDGISKCLAATGVRVGYAFGPAVVIDKMKAILGHVGAWAPKAEQVATAKYLPQTEQVDGFLGHFKEKIQASLDTLHQGLQALKGDGYPVDSMVPMGAIYLTAKLDVLGKTTPAGQVLTTTKELTSYLISDARLALVPFSAFGTDHVSPWFRMSVGGASLESIQAALPRLQAALDALK; encoded by the coding sequence ATGCAAGTTTCCCGAATGGCCGGCAGCCTGATTGGCTCCGAAATCATCAAAATCGGCAACGAAGTCAATGATATGATTCGCAAGGGGGAGCAGATCTGCAACCTCACCATTGGCGACTTCGACCCCTCCATCTTCCCTATTCCAGAGGAGCTTCAGTCGGAGATTACCCTGGCCTACCAGGCTGGCCACACCAACTACCCGCCGGCCAATGGCATGGCGGCTCTGCGCGAGGCCGCGGCCACGTTCACCAAAACCCGGCTGGGCCTGGAGTACTCGCCCAATGATTTTCTGGTGGCCGGCGGCTCCCGCCCCCTCATTTACGCCACCTACCTGGCCCTCGTGGACCCCGGCGACAAAGTAGTATTTCCGGTGCCGAGCTGGAACAACAACCACTACTGTCACCTCTCCTCGGCCCAGGCAGTGATGGTGGAAACGCTGCCCGAAAACAACTTCATGCCTACGGCGGAAGAGTTGGCGCCTCATTTGGCGGGCGCCACGCTGCTGGCTCTGTGCTCTCCGCTTAACCCCACCGGCACCGTGTTCACGCGCGAGGGCCTAGAAGCTATCTGCGACCTGGTTCTGGCCGAAAACAAGCGCCGCCAGCCCAGCGAAAAGCCACTCTACCTGCTCTACGACCAGATTTACTGGCTCCTAACCTTCGGCAATACTGAGCACTACGACCCCGTGAACCTGCGGCCGGAGCTGCGCGAGTACACCATCTATATTGATGGTATCTCGAAGTGCCTCGCGGCTACCGGCGTGCGCGTGGGCTACGCCTTCGGGCCGGCTGTGGTGATTGACAAGATGAAGGCCATTCTAGGCCATGTTGGCGCCTGGGCACCCAAGGCCGAGCAGGTAGCCACGGCCAAATATCTACCTCAGACGGAGCAGGTTGATGGGTTCCTAGGACACTTCAAAGAGAAAATTCAGGCTAGCCTCGATACGCTGCACCAAGGCCTGCAGGCCCTGAAAGGCGATGGATACCCCGTAGATTCTATGGTACCAATGGGTGCTATTTACCTCACGGCCAAGCTGGATGTGCTAGGCAAAACCACCCCGGCGGGCCAGGTACTCACGACCACCAAGGAGCTTACATCCTATCTCATCAGTGATGCGCGGCTAGCGCTGGTGCCCTTCAGCGCCTTCGGTACCGACCATGTGTCGCCGTGGTTCCGGATGTCGGTGGGTGGCGCTTCCCTGGAGTCTATTCAAGCAGCCCTACCCCGCCTGCAGGCGGCGCTTGATGCGCTGAAATAG
- a CDS encoding outer membrane beta-barrel protein, translating to MSLPLPSFLGRFSAVAAVVLFPSLLLAQTQTATLQGTVQATSGGALEYVTLTLHRAADSVAVKTEFTDAQGRYLLSAPIGRYLISGAMVGYGRTWSKPFELPAAGLALPALQLAPTAATNLKGVTVTGEKAQFERLADRTIVNVEGTPLSAGNTTLDVLGRAPGVTVGGNDNLALRGKQGLLILIDGKRVPLTGTELADYLRALPAEQVRSIELITNPPAKYDAQGGAGIIAINLKKDLRLGTNGSVNTSYGRGQYGKFTSGLTLNHRRKGLNLFGTYTYADRQGFQKLNFERTFYQDAAQVSGRSIQYNDSRSHLQSHTWRGGLDYTFSKNTQMGVVVSGLGSRVPSTGDNTGLFLDAQSLPRARYRSDNQRNLRTPNQTANVSVRHLFAADSLGTPELTADLDYGHYGTTRTLDLLTNYELPAPRTTRLLGDQNGNLSIWSGKADYIRPLRHHLRLEAGVKSSYVNSDNDVLFLNEMDGQRVVDAGKTNQFHYTENINAAYASLSRMRPGLTITAGLRGEQTNVTGRQIMGAMGFDRNYFQLFPNLSLERALSEQHRLALSLSRRIDRPTYNQLNPFRSYVDATSYRAGNPTLWPQTSFVAELTHTFKQKLVTGLSYTRTSRPILNVYQLDAERLVVATNVNLSAEHYYAFTFTAPLKPTKWLNLYANAEVFYIYFEGQLSDGSRPLSGRPAAILSSNASFALGHGWGLDLNGNYHTPERYGFERVRSFGQATAGVQKSLGSHASLRFNVADIFYTTPLRATSTYVPLQETFRNRQDSRVATLAFNYRFGNDKVAPARKRATGAEDEKRRASGVQ from the coding sequence ATGTCATTACCCTTGCCCAGCTTTCTGGGTCGTTTTTCAGCAGTAGCCGCTGTGGTGCTGTTCCCCTCTTTGCTGCTGGCTCAAACCCAGACGGCTACCCTACAGGGCACCGTGCAGGCTACCTCCGGCGGCGCCCTCGAATACGTTACCCTCACCCTGCACCGCGCTGCCGATTCGGTAGCCGTCAAAACCGAGTTCACCGACGCGCAGGGTCGTTATTTACTGAGCGCGCCTATCGGACGTTACCTTATTTCGGGCGCTATGGTGGGCTACGGCCGCACCTGGAGTAAGCCATTTGAGCTGCCAGCTGCTGGCCTGGCCCTGCCGGCTCTTCAGCTTGCTCCCACTGCCGCTACCAACCTGAAGGGCGTAACCGTTACGGGCGAGAAAGCGCAGTTTGAACGTCTCGCCGACCGTACCATTGTGAACGTAGAAGGCACCCCGCTGAGTGCCGGCAACACTACCTTGGATGTCCTGGGCCGCGCGCCGGGCGTAACAGTGGGGGGTAATGATAACCTGGCATTGCGGGGAAAGCAGGGACTGCTCATCCTTATTGATGGTAAGCGCGTGCCCCTGACCGGCACCGAGCTGGCCGACTACCTGCGCGCCCTGCCCGCTGAGCAGGTCCGAAGTATTGAGCTGATTACCAACCCGCCGGCCAAGTATGATGCGCAAGGTGGCGCCGGCATTATCGCCATCAATCTAAAAAAGGATCTGCGCCTGGGCACGAATGGCAGCGTGAACACCAGCTACGGGCGCGGACAATATGGCAAGTTCACTTCGGGGCTTACGCTCAACCATCGGCGTAAAGGCCTGAACCTGTTCGGTACGTACACCTACGCCGACCGCCAGGGCTTCCAGAAACTGAATTTCGAGCGCACTTTTTATCAGGATGCCGCCCAGGTTTCAGGCCGCAGTATTCAGTACAACGATTCTCGTTCGCACCTGCAGTCGCATACTTGGCGCGGGGGCCTTGACTATACGTTCTCCAAGAATACCCAGATGGGAGTAGTGGTGAGTGGCCTAGGCAGCCGCGTGCCCTCCACCGGCGACAACACCGGCCTTTTCCTGGATGCGCAAAGCCTACCCAGGGCGCGCTACCGCTCCGATAACCAACGCAACCTGCGCACACCCAACCAAACCGCCAACGTATCGGTACGGCACCTGTTCGCGGCCGACTCGCTGGGTACGCCTGAGCTGACGGCTGACTTAGATTACGGCCATTACGGCACCACCCGCACCCTGGACCTGCTCACGAACTATGAGCTGCCAGCCCCGCGCACCACGCGCCTGCTCGGCGACCAGAATGGCAACCTTTCGATCTGGTCGGGGAAGGCGGATTATATCCGGCCGCTGCGCCACCACTTGCGCCTGGAGGCCGGTGTAAAATCCAGCTATGTAAATTCTGACAACGATGTGCTCTTTCTGAATGAAATGGATGGCCAGCGCGTGGTGGATGCCGGCAAAACCAACCAGTTCCATTACACCGAGAACATCAATGCGGCTTACGCCAGCCTGTCGCGTATGCGGCCGGGCCTCACCATTACGGCTGGCCTACGGGGGGAGCAAACCAACGTAACGGGCCGCCAGATCATGGGGGCCATGGGCTTCGACCGCAACTACTTCCAGCTGTTTCCGAACCTGAGCCTGGAGCGGGCCCTGAGCGAGCAGCACCGCCTGGCACTCAGCCTCAGCCGCCGCATCGATAGGCCTACGTATAACCAGCTCAACCCCTTCCGCTCCTACGTAGACGCCACCTCCTACCGCGCTGGCAACCCCACGCTCTGGCCCCAGACCAGCTTTGTAGCCGAGCTGACGCACACCTTCAAGCAAAAGCTGGTAACGGGCCTGAGCTACACGCGCACCTCCCGCCCTATTCTGAATGTGTACCAGCTAGATGCTGAGCGTTTGGTAGTGGCCACCAACGTGAACCTCTCGGCCGAGCATTACTACGCCTTCACGTTCACGGCTCCCCTAAAACCCACGAAGTGGCTGAATCTTTACGCTAATGCTGAGGTGTTCTACATCTACTTTGAAGGCCAGCTTTCCGATGGTTCTAGGCCACTCTCGGGTAGGCCTGCGGCCATTTTGAGCAGCAACGCCAGCTTTGCGCTGGGCCACGGCTGGGGCCTCGACCTTAATGGCAATTACCACACGCCCGAGCGCTACGGTTTCGAGCGCGTCCGGTCTTTCGGGCAAGCCACGGCTGGCGTGCAGAAGTCGTTGGGTAGCCATGCTTCCCTGCGCTTCAATGTGGCCGATATCTTCTATACCACTCCGTTGCGGGCCACTTCTACCTACGTGCCCCTGCAGGAAACCTTCCGCAACCGCCAAGATTCGCGTGTAGCCACGCTGGCGTTCAACTACCGCTTCGGCAATGATAAGGTGGCGCCAGCCCGCAAGCGAGCCACCGGAGCCGAGGATGAGAAGCGCCGTGCCTCTGGTGTGCAGTAG